In the Butyricicoccus intestinisimiae genome, GCACGGATTCCATCGCCGCCAAATCGCGTTCGCTGACCATAGTCGCCAGCGTGTCGCCCGCTTTCAGCTTTAATTTGCCGCGCGGAATCAGCTCCTCTGCGCCGCGCGTGACGGACACGACAAGGCACGAGGACGGCAAGCCCAAATCCTGAATCATGCAGTGATCCGCTTCACTTCCCTCTTCAATGACAGAAGTAATGATGGATTTCTTGTTTCCTGTTCCCTTGACAATGTCTTTTCCCTTTTGACCTTCTAAGAATCGCTCGGTCAAGTGCTCAAAAAACGGCTTGCTGCGCAGCGCTTCTGCGACAACATACGCGACGAGCGCCGCCGTGGACAGCGACAGCAAATGCGAAAAACTGCCGGTCAGCTCGGAAATCAAGACAATGCCGGTCACCGGTGCGCGGACAATCGCCGAAAAAAATGCCGCCATCGCAATAATCACAAGATTGGTCGCAAAATCGCGGTCAAAGCCGAACCAATCCACAACCGCACTGCCGTAGGCGCCGCCGATAAAGGCGCCGAGCACGAGCAGCGGCACCAGTGTGCCGCCCGGTGCAGACGAGCCAAAGCTGGCGGCGGAAAACAGGAATTTTACGACGACAATCGTGACGAGCAGCCCAAACTGCGGATTTTCGACATACAGCATGGACACCATATGATGACCGCCGCCGAGCAGCTCCGGCATAATAAAGCCGAGCACACCGGCAATGAAAAACGGAATAAAAATCCGGCACACCTGCGGCAAAAAGCCCAGCTTTTTATACAGCGTCTGTGCACCGAGCATACCCGCATTGTGCACCGCGCCGAGCACGCCGCACAGCACACCCAAAATCAAAATGTACGCATAGCCGCGCAGCGGAATCATACCGGCAAACTGAAACGTAAATACCGGCTCCATGCCAAATAAACCGCTGGAAATATAATCCGCCGCAAGCGACGCCGCCATACACGACAGCAGCACCATCGCGGAGAAATTTTTATGAATTTCTTCCAGCGCAAACATGACACCGGCGAGCGGCGCATTGAACGCCGCGGAAAGTCCGGCAGACGCGCCGCAAGTAATGAGAAAATGCTCCTCCAGCCGAAACCGCTTGAGTCCGCGTGAGATGCCCTTGCCTGCCATGCCGCCGAGCTGTACCGACGGGCCTTCTCTGCCCAGCGACAGACCGCCCAGAATACACACAAAGCCCGCCGCAATCTTGCCCAAAACCACACGCCACCAGCACGGGCGAATATATCCCATCAGCTCCGCTTCCACCTGCGGAATGCCTGAGCCTGAAATCATCGGCTCCCATTTGAGCAGCAGCGTCACCACCACAGCCATCACAGCCAGCGCGCCGAACCAGCCCAGCATGCGCAGCGGGCTGCCGCTGCAAAAGCCAATCGCCGCGTTGCGGATGTCATCCGCGCGGTCGAGCAGATAGCGGTACAGCGATGTGACCAAACCGGCAAATACGCCGACCAGCAGTCCCTCGACAACTAGCATGGTTCGCAGAGAGCCGTACCGGTTCACCATGCGCTTGGCATCCATTGTTGCATTTTTCATTGTGTAGCACTCACCTTCTGTCACACCCGTTGATTTTTTATTCGGATACGCACAAATCCTGTCCTTTATTGTAAACCTTTGTTCACAAAATGTATACAGAATTGTTTCACGAACTTTCTGTACATTTCTCTCCAAATGCAGTATAATATACATCACATCCAATACAGACAATTATGGAAAGGAGGGTCCATATGAATCAGGGCTATGACTATTCGTCGTTCGGCGAAAGCCGCGACTCCATCGCCTCCTACACAGCCAAAACCTATGGCTGGATGTTCCTTGGACTTCTGACAACCTTTGTCGCTGCGGCGGCAATCTATTTCACCGGATTTTATATCCCGCTGTGCACGGCCATGAACGGTCTGCTGCCGTTTGTGCTGGCGCTGGTGGAACTGGGTGTGGTAATTTATCTCTCCGCACGCATTCACAAAATTCCGGTCGCAACGGCTCGCCTGCTGTTCTTTGTCTATGCGCTGCTCAACGCCGTGACGTTCAGCACGATTTTGGCAGTGTACAGCATGCAGTCACTGATTCTCGTTTTTGCGATGACCTCGCTGTACTTCGGCGTCATGGCGGTTTACGGATATGTGACCAAGGCAGATCTGACCCGCATCCGTCCGGTTCTGACGTTCGGCCTCGTGGCGCTCATCGTCATGATGCTTCTGTCCCTGTTTATTCCGGGCATGAACACCGGCATGTGTCTGGTCGGCATCGTCATTTTCTTGGGCTTTACCGCATATGACACGCAGATGATTCGCAGAAACTACGCGTACTATTCCGGCAATCCGGAGCTGCTGCAAAAGGCGTCCATCATCTCCGCCCTGCAGCTGTACTTGGACTTCATCAATCTGTTCCTGTACCTGCTTCGCCTGTTCGGAAACCGCAACAACTAAACACAGGCAACTCTCCCGTCTTGTTTTGGTTCAGGACGGGAGAGTTTTCCATTTTACCAGCATTTTCGCAGCCGTCCCGCACCGCTTTTGAAAATCTTAATATTTCTTAATGTTTTTTCCATTGTTATGACAGACGTTTCATGGTACACTGAGTTTGTATTATGTAACTGCAACACAGTTTTTGGGAAAATAAGAGGTATGCATATGGATAATCGAAAAATTTTGCGCGCGGCATCCGCGCTGCTGTGTACCAGCGTGCTGGTTTCCGCCTCTGCGCTCGCCTTGAACGAACAGGCTTACGCAGCTGCACAAAATGACGCACAGATTTCTGTATCCGACGCCGCACAGTACAGCGTCGGGCTGCAAAAATCCGACATTCAGCGCAAGCGCTCCGTGCCGGTGCTCATGTATCATTTGATTTCTGATGACATTTGGGGCAGCCGTGAGATGTTTACTTCTCCGTCTGTGTTTCGTCAGCAGCTGCAATATTTAAAGGATCACGGCTATCAGACCATCACGTTTGAGGATTTAGACCACTTGGAGCGGTATCCCAAGCCGGTTTTGCTGACGTTTGACGACGGCTATGCAGACAATTACACGACGGTTTATCCCATGCTCAAGGAATTTGGCATGAAAGCAACATTTTTCGTCGTTCCGAACAATCTGGACAGACAGCACAATATGACGCGCGAGCAAATCAAGGAACTGTCCGACAGCGGTGTGGTCTCGATTCAGAGCCATTCGCTCACACATGCCAACATGACCAAGCTCAATGCTTCGCAGCAGGAATATGAGATGAAGGAATCCCAGCGGCAGCTCCGTGAGCTGACCGGCAAAAGCCCGATTGCCCTCACATATCCGGAGGGCGGATACACGAAAACCACGCTGTCGCTCACGGCGCGGTATTATCATTTCGGCATCTGTGCAGGCGGCAACCGCTGGAAGATTTCCGATGATTTTTACACGATTCCGCGCTATCGCATGCACCGCTCCACCACGATGGCACAATTTGAGGACTATGTCGATCAGTCGGTATCGCGCATCTTTACCGATGTTTCCGCGTCCAAATGGTCTACGCCGTACATCGAGCAGGTGTACAGCGCCAATTATATGCGCGGCACAAGCGGCGACACCTTCCAGCCTACCAAAACCTTGACCCGTGCAGAGAGCGTACAGGTTTTGTATGCGCTGGCGGGCAAACCGGCGGTTTCCGGTCGGACGCCGTTCCATGACGTTGCCTCCGGCGCATGGTATCAGCAGGCAGTCACTTGGGCATATCAAACGCGCATCACCTCGGGTGTTCTGCCCAATGAATTCCGCCCCAATGACCCAATCAGCCGCGAACAGCTGATTGTCATGCTGTACCGGTATTCCGGCAGCCCGGCGGTTTCCGATCTCCTGCACAAGAAGCATTATGCGGATGCCAAGCAGGTTTCTGACTGGGCACGGCCCGCGATGAACTGGGCGATTGCCAACGGCGTCATCTCCGGCATACCGAGCGGACACAAGGTTCTGCTCTCCCCGCACACAAACAGCACCCGCGAGCAGGTCGCAACCATCATCGCCAAAACATTTTGCTGAGAAATATATCCCCTGTCGGATTTTCATCCGTCAGGGGTTTTCTTTCGCGGAAAAATCATGTAAAATAAAGCATAAGAGTGTTTCTTTTGGTCTTACGCGCAGCCCAAACTTGTCTCTCCCTTTGGGAGAGATGTCGCGCAGCGACAGAGAGGGCTGGGTTTTGCTCTTACGCGCAGTCCAAACCTGTCTCTCCCTCCGGGAGAGATGTCGCGCAGCGACAGAGAGGGCTTGTATTAGTTATATTCTTTCTCCGGTTTGCCCTGATGCGAATTGGTTCGCGTGCTGCCCTCTCAGTCATTTGCTTCGCAAATGCCAGCTCTCCCAAAGGGAGAGCCGAGAAGCCGGAGCGAGCTGCACGCCTGACGCATCAGGCTATCTCTTGCGCGAACCTGTCAGCGTGCTGCTCCTTCCGTCACGGCTTGCGCCGTGCCACCTTCCTCAGGGAGGAAGGCTTTGGTTTTCCGCGCACCCCAAACTTGTCTCTCCCTTTGGGAGAGATGTCGCGCAGCGACAGAGAGGGCTGGCTCCCTCCTTGAGGGAGCTGGATTGCCGCCTTGCGGCAAGACTGAGGGAGCAGCCGGTTATCTGGCACGCATCAGGCTATCTCTCCATGAAGGCAAAATTCACACAAACAATCGTTCTACAAAAAATTACAGGAGGTTTGTTCCATGTCCATACAGGAAATCTGCACCGTTCGGGACAATCAGACACTGAGCCGCAACATCTTCGCGCTCACCATTCACGCGCCGAAAATTGTCGCTCTGGCAAAGCCCGGCCAGTTTGTTCACATCACCTGCGGTGATGCCAATTTGCTGCGCCGCCCGATTTCGATTTGTCAGGCACATGACGAGACGCTGAAAATCGTCTTTGTTGTCAAGGGAGAGGGTACCAAGTGGCTGTCTCAGCGTAAGGTCGGTGACACGCTGGATATTCTCGGACCGGTCGGCAACGGCTTTGACCTGACCCGCCTCGGTGACCGTCCGGTATTTATCGGCGGTGGCATCGGTGTTCCGCCTATGCTGCAAACCATGCAGGCTGCACGCGCCGCCGGCGCACAGCCGACTGCCATTCTCGGTTTCCGCAACAAGGATGCGGTAATTCTGGAGGATGATTTTCAGGCGGTTGGCACGGTATACACGGCAACCGATGACGGCTCTTACGGCATTCACGGCTTTGTATCGGATGTTTTGAAGGAGCATCTGGACGAGTTCACATCCGTCTGCGCCTGCGGTCCGAAGCCAATGCTGCACGCACTGGCTGACATCGCGGAGGCCAAGGGCATTCCGTGTCAGGTATCTATGGAGGAGCGCATGGGCTGCGGCATCGGTGCATGTCTCGTGTGCGTCTGCTCACTCAAAAACAAGGACGGCAGCACACGCTACGGTCACGTCTGCAAGGATGGTCCGGTATTTGATTCCAAGGAGGTGCAGTGGTAATGGCAGATCTTCGTGTAAATTTTTGTGGGGTTGAGCTCAAAAACCCTGTGACGACTGCTTCCGGCACGTTCGGTTTCGGTCATGAATATGCCAATTTTTACGATCTCGGTGAGCTGGGCGGCGTCGGCGCCAAGGGTTTGACGCCGGAGGAACAGCTCGGCAATCCGGCTCCGCGCATCGCGGAGACTCCGATGGGCATTCTCAACTGCGTCGGCCTGCAAAATCCGGGCGTTGACCGCTTTATTCAGGAGGAAATCCCGTATCTGCGTCAGTTCGACACCAAAATTATCGCCAATGTCTCCGGTCACAGCGTTGAAGAATACGTGGGCATCGTGGAAAAAATCTCGGATGCAGACATTGATCTGATTGAGATGAACATTTCCTGCCCGAACGTCAAGTGCGGCGGTCTGACCTTCGGCACCCAGCCGAAAATGGTCGAGGAAGTGGTTTCCGCTGCCAAGGCAGTGGCAAAGAAGCCGCTGATTGTCAAGCTGACCCCGAACGTCACAGACATCGCAGAAATCGCCCGCGCCGCTGTTTCCGCCGGTGCCGATGCGCTGTCTTTGATTAACACGCTGCTCGGCATGCGCATTGATGTGGAATCCCGCCGTCCGATTCTGTCCAATATCATGGGCGGTCTGTCGGGTCCAGCCGTGTTCCCTGTCGCTGTCCGCATGGTATATCAGGTGCGTCAGGCTGTCGATGTGCCGATTATCGGCATGGGCGGCATTCGTACCGGCCGCGACATTGTCGAGATGATGCTGGCGGGCGCAAACGCCGTTGCCATCGGCACGGCTTGCTTTGCTGACCCGATGGCGCCGATTAAGGCGCTGCATGAGCTGGACGAATTCTGCGACAGCCACGGCGTCAAGTCGGTCACTGAGCTGACAGGAGCCGTGCGTCTATGAGCACAACCATCTATCTCGTTCGGCACGCGGAAGCGGAGGGCAATTTAGGCCGCCGCTGCCACGGCCACTATGACAGTATGCTCACCCGCCGCGGCTTGGAGCAGGCGGAAGTTGTCGGCAAGCGCTTTGCCGATACCTATTTGGACGCGGTGTATTCCAGTGATTTGTGGCGCGCGCGATTCACCGCCATGGCAATCGCCCGCCCGCACAAGCTGACCGTCATCGAGCGCCCCGCCCTGCGCGAAATTTACATGGGCGACTGGGAAGATGAAGCGTGGGCAAAGCTCCCGATTGATTATCCGGAATTATATGATACTTGGTGCACGCATCCGTGGGACTGCCGTCCGCCGCACGGCGAGACGATTATGGAAGCCGGTGCGCGCGCGCTGGCGGAAATGCGCAGCATTGCGCAGGAACAAGCCGGAAATACCATTGCGCTTGTGTGCCACGGCTCTGCCATCCGCGGCATTTTGACGCTCGCGCTGGGTCTGCGCGCCGAGGACATGATGCAGGTCGGCTGGGGCGACAACACCTGTGTTGCCAAGATGATTTTCCACGAGGACGGCAGCATTGACGTACCGTACCGCAATGACAATTCTCACCTGCCGCAGCAGCTTTCCACTTTTGCTTCGCTCAAATGGAGCGATGACAAGGACGTTCCGGCATCCCCGCAGATGTGGTTCCGCGCCGTCGACTGGGACAACCCGACAGACAAGCAGCTGTGCCTGTCCATGTTCCATGAAACCGATTCCTACCGCAAGGTTCCGCTGACCGACGCGCAAATCGAGGCGCGTCTGCGCGGATTTCAGGAAATCCATCCGGAGGCGGTTGCGTTCGGCATGGTGGACAAGGAAATCGGCGGTCTCATCTGCATGAACACCCAAGCCTATCCGGCGCAATCTCCGGTCGGCAAGATGGGCGGCACGTGCATTTTGGAAAAATTCCGCGGCTTCGGCTTCGGCCCGCAGCTCATCACGCATGCGGTGTGTCTGTATCGCCGCTTGGGCAAGCGGGTTCTGGAGGCAACACCAGCGCAGCACAAGCCGCACGCGGTCAACTTCTACCGGCACAACGATTTTGAACCGTACAGCGAATTTCACGATGAAAACGGCACCTTTGCCGTGCTCAGACGAAATATTTCGGTAAGATAAGCAAAAAATCCCACTGGTTTGTCCAGTGGGATTTTTTTCTGTCTCTGCTAGTATTATTTATTCTGCTTCTGCGAATGCCGGAATATCTCCGACGCCGTTGAGCACCAGACGCGGGCTGTACGGATAGTTGGCAATGTCCTCGCGGCTTGTGACGCCGGACAGCACCAATACGGTATCCAGACCCGACTCGATGCCTGCGACAATGTCGGTATCCATGCGGTCACCGATCATGACGGCGTCCTCCGAGTGCACGCCGAGCAGGCGCAGACCTGTGCGCATCATGAGCGGATTCGGCTTGCCGACAAAGTACGCCTTTTTGCCGGTCGCCATCTCAATCGGGGAAATCAGCGCGCGGCAGCCCGGCACAATACCGTTTTCGGTCGGGCCGGTCAAGTCTGAGTTGGTGCCGATGAGCTTCGCGCCCTTGTTGACGAGGCGCACCGCATTGACGATGTTGTCATAGCTGAACGACTGCGACTCACCGATGACTACATAGTCCGGATCAACATCGTTAATCGTGATGCCTGCGGCAAACAGCGCATTCTGTAAGCCATGGTCACCGACAGCATACGCGCTGCATCCCGGTGCCTGCAACTTCAAAAAGCTCGCCGTTGCCAGCGCACTGGTATAAAAATGCGACTCGTCGACATCCAGTCCCATGCGCGCCAGCTTCTGCTGCAGCTCGCGCGGTGTCGAGTGGTTGGAATTGGTCAGGAACAGAAAATGCTTGTTCTCCTTTTGCAGCCAATCGACAAATTCCCGCACGCCGGGCAGAATCCGGTTGCCATGATAGATGACACCGTCCATATCACAGATAAATCCATTCTTTTGTCTCAAACGATCCATATGTTCGTCCTTTCTTTCCGGCGAAAAAGGGGCATCGCACCGCACGTGCAATCCCCCTCTGTATCTTCAAACAGTATTTGCTGCCGGAACGGTATGTTGGGAAACGATAAAATTTCCAGCTTGTATTCAGTATATCATATTTTTTACGTTATGCAAAGAAATTTGTGTTTCATTGCTGTTTATTTGCTCAAATCCGTCCACTGCTTGTACTGCCCGTCATACATCGCGTTCAGCTGCTGCATCGAAAGATTTTCCAGCGGATTGTGCGCGTTGGCAATCTGGCGGGCAATGACGTCCACCTCGTTGCCGCTCGGAGAGATATACGTGATAAATGCCGCAAACGGGCGAATCAGACAGGCAAAGACAATGGCGCCGGTGATGTTGAAAATGCTGTGCGAAATCACGGTGCGCTTGGCAGCCTTGGACTGGCCAATGGATGCCAGCAGCGCGGTGATGGTCGTGCCGATGTTCGCACCGAAGATAGCTGTTCATGCCGAACAGGAACAGCGCGAGACCTCCGGCCAATCCAAAGACCGTCGTCATAATCTCATTCATAATTTCCTCCTATGATATACAGACCTTTCGTTTCATCATCGTCAAGTATACGGAGTGTATGTAAAATACAAAACAATCTGCACGTAAAATAAACGTAAAATAGACAAAAAGACCCGGAATTTGCTCCGAGTCTTTCGTTCAGCTGATTTTATATCCAACGCCGCAAAATGGCGTGCATGCGCGACAGCAGCATGCTGCGCGTGCCCTCGTCGCTGTCTACCACATAAATCTTCATGCGTCCCGCCTCACAGCACGCGGGAATTTTTATAGGTACCGGTGATAGAGAATTCCACCCACTCCGAGATATTGACCGCATGATCTCCGATGCGCTCCAGATACTTGGCAACCATCATGATGTCCATGGCCTGCTCGGCATCCTCCATGGATGCGTGAATGCGCTTGACCAGCACCGTGCGCACCTCATTGAACAGACGGTCTACGACATCGTCGTATTCCATCACGCTGTGTGCCTTTGCCAGATCGTTTGCGACAAAGGCGTCGATGGAGTCGTGCACCATCTTGGTCGCAGCCTCCACCATGAAATCAATCTGCTCCGGCGCGGTATAATCCGGTCTCTCGCACAAAAACAGCGAGACATCCGCAATGTCCTCCGCGAGATCGCCGATGCGCTCCAGATCCGTGACCATCTTGAGGGCGGCGGACACTTCGCGCAGATCGCGCGCTACCGGCTGCTGCTCCAGCAGCAGCTTGAGGCAGGCGCTCTCAATGATTCGTTCCTTCTGGTCTATTTCCTTGTCTCCCTGCATGGTGCGCTTTGCCAGTTCGGTGTCGCGCGTGCGCAGTGCTTGTACGGCGTACTGAATTGCCGCCTCGCACAGGGCACCCATTGCAATCAGCTCATCGTGCAGAGCCGTCAACTGCTTGTCATATTTGGTTCGCATAGTTGTCCTCCCATTAACCGAATCTGCCGGTGATATAGTTCTCGGTGCGCTGATCCTTCGGCATCGAGAACAGCTCAGAGGTCTCGTTAAACTCCACCACTTCGCCCAGCAGGAAAAATGCCGTCTTGTCCGAAACACGGGTTGCCTGCTGCATGTTATGCGTGACCATGACAATGGTGTAATCCTGCTTGAGATCCTGCACCAGATCCTCCACCTTCATCGTGGAAATCGGGTCCAGCGCCGATGTCGGCTCGTCCATCAGCAGCACTTCCGGCTCGATGGCGAGCGCGCGCGCAATGCACAGTCTCTGCTGCTGTCCGCCGGACATGCCCAGTGCGCTCTTGTCCAGTCTGTCCTTGACCTCGTCCCAGATTGCCGCGCTGCGCAGGCTCTTTTCGACGATTTCATCCAGCACCGCCTTTTTGTGAATGCCGTGGGTGCGCGGGCCGAACGCGATGTTGTCATAAATGCTCATCGGGAACGGATTCGGCTTCTGGAACACCATGCCAACGCGGCGGCGCAGCATATTGACGTCCATATTGCCAAAAATGTCCTCGCCGTCCAGCAAAACCGTACCGTCAATCTTGCAGCCTTCAACCAAGTCATTCATGCGGTTGAGTGTCTTGAGCAGGGTGGATTTGCCGCAGCCGGACGGGCCGATAAACGCGGTGATTTCCTTTTCCGGCAGCTCCAGATTGATGTCCTTGAGGGCGTGGAACTGTCCGTAGTGCAGATTCAAGTCCTGAATTTTATATTTCATATGCATACTCATAAATGATAGTTCCTCTTACTTTTTCGTCAGCTTCCGTGCGATGAGCGCGGAGATGGTGTTCATTGCCAAAACAATCAGCAGCAGCACAACAGCCGTTGCATACGCCTGATCCGTGTGCAGACCCTCACTGGACAGGCAGTACATGTGAACCGCCAGCGTGCGGCCGGAGGAAAACAGTCCGGTTGCCATATCCGTCGCGGTGCCTGCGGTGTAAATCAGTGCGGCGGTCTCGCCGACGATGCGGCCGACTGCCAGAATGATGCCTGCCAGAATGCCCGGCATCGCGGACGGCAGCACAATGCGGAACACCGTGCGCAGTCTGCCCGCGCCCAGTCCGAAGCTCGCCTCGCGGTACATATCCGGCACAGCGAGCAGCGCTTCCTCCGTGCTTCGCATGATGAGCGGCAGCACCATGATGGACAGCGTCATCGCGCCGGACAGCAGCGACAGCTTCCAGTGCAGCTGGGTGACAAAGAACAGCATACCGAACAGGCCGTACACAATGGACGGGATGCCGGACAGGGTCTCCGCGGTCAGGCGCATGAGTCCCACCAGCTTGTTGCCCTTCTTTGCGTACTCTACCAGATAGACTGCGGTGAACACGCTGATCGGAATGGCGATGAGCAGCGACAGCAGCGTCATCTCCACAGTCGTGATGATGGACGGCAGCATCGAGCAGTTGGTAGAATTATACGTCCACGAGAACAGATCCGGCGTCAGATACGGGATGCCCTTGATGAGAATATAGCCAATCAGGAACGCGAGCACCGCGAACGTGAAGATGGCTGCGCCGTACACGAGCAGGCGCAAAATCAGCGACTGCACCTTCTGTGTCGGCTCGGGAGAAGAATCTCTGCGGCTCGTGCGCTGCCGCGGCATTTCCAAGGCTCTGCTTCCGGTCATATTTTCTCACCTCTCTTTTTGATGATTGCGAACGAAATATTGATAATCAGAATAAAGATGAACAGCACCACGCCGGTTGCAATCAATGCCTGCCGATGCAGACCGGTTGCGTAGCCCATTTCCAATACGATGTTTGCGGTCATCGTGCGCACGCCGCGCAGAATGCTGGTCGGGATGCGCGCCTGATTGCCCGCCACCATGATAATCGCCATGGTCTCACCGATGGCTCTGCCGATGCCGAGCACAGCAGCCGCCAGAATGCCGGATTTTGCCGCCGGAAGCACTGCGAAGAACGTCGCGTGCTCATGCGTGGAGCCGAGCGCCAGTGCGCCCTCATAGTAGCTGTTTGGAACCGCGTTGAGTGCGGATTCACTCAGATTGATGATGGTCGGCAGAATCATGATGCCGAGCAGCACAGCGGCGGTCAGCATGCTGACGCCGGTGCAGCCGTGCAGGTTGCGCGCGAGCGGAACCATGACGACCAGACCAAAAAAGCCGTAAATAATAGACGGGATGCCTGCCATCAGCTGCACCAGCGGCTCCAGCGCCTTATGCAGCTTTTCCGGGCAGAAGCGAGACAGATAAATGGCAGTGAGCAGGCCAATCGGCAGACCGATGACAACCGCGCCCGCGGTGACGCACAAGCTGCCGATAATCATCGGCAGAATGCCGTAGCTTGCCGGCTGGTTTTTCGGGGACCAGTCCGTGCCGAACAGGAATTGCACCGCACCGATTTCCTTGATTGCCGGAATGCCGTTGGCAAACAGGAATACACAGATCAGCGCGACGGCGACAATGGACATGCATGCGCACAGGGCGAACAGCCACGACATGCCGCGCTCCATGATTTTTTGTCGTTTTACCATACAAATGAAACCCTCTTTGTTTGAATTCATCGGTTTTACAGCAAGCAACCTCCCGTCGTTTGACGGACGGAAGGCTGCTGTGTTTTGTGCTGCTTGTTTGTTTACTGTACGTCAGCCCAGTCGGTGATCTCGCCGGTAAAGATGCCCTTTACCTGATCCGAGGTCAGATTCTCAATGCCGTTGCTCGGATTGACGATGACTGCAATGCCGTCCAGAGCGATTTCCGTCGGGGTCAGGTTCTGCTTCTCCTCATCGGTCAGGTCGCGGGATGCCATGCCGATGTCGCAGGTGCCCTCGCTTGCGCTGGTCATGCCGGTGGTAGAGTCGGACTCCTGTACGGTTACCTTGACGTTTTTGTTGACGCCCTCATATGCTTCCTTCAGCTTTTCCATAACCGGAGTGACAGAGGAAGAACCGGCAACCGTGACATCGCCGGAAGCACTGCCTGCCTGATATGCCTGTGCCTTGTCATCTACCGGAATGTAGCCGTTGTCGGAGATGATCTTCTGACCGTCTGCGGACAGGATGTAGTTGAGGAAATCCTGTGCTGCTGCGCTCAGGTCGCTCTTAGTTGCAACGTTGAACGGACGGGAAATCTTGTACGAGCCGTTGAGCACGTTTTCGGTGGTTGCCTCTGCGCCGTCAATCTTGACTGCCTTGACGGAGTCGCTCATCGAGCCGAGAGATGCATAACCGATGGCGTTCTCATCGCCCTGTACATTCTGCATCATAACTTCGGTCTGGTTTGCAATGATAGCATCCGAGGTGGTGTTGTCGGTCTTGTTGCCGCTTGCGTCCTTGGTCTCGATGCCAAACAGCTCGATGAATGCGCCGCGGGTGCCGGAGCCGTCCTCACGGGATACCACATCAATGGTGCCGCTTGCGGTGCTGCCTGCTGCGGAGCTGTCGGAGTCGGTCTTGCTGTCGTTTGCGGTGGAATTGCCGCAGCCTGCCAGTGCGCCCATCAGCAGCATACCTGCCAGGGACATTGCGCCGAAACGCTTGATTTTGTTCATTGCTTTCATAATCGAAGTCCTTTCATTCGTGTCATAGATT is a window encoding:
- a CDS encoding dihydroorotate dehydrogenase electron transfer subunit; protein product: MSIQEICTVRDNQTLSRNIFALTIHAPKIVALAKPGQFVHITCGDANLLRRPISICQAHDETLKIVFVVKGEGTKWLSQRKVGDTLDILGPVGNGFDLTRLGDRPVFIGGGIGVPPMLQTMQAARAAGAQPTAILGFRNKDAVILEDDFQAVGTVYTATDDGSYGIHGFVSDVLKEHLDEFTSVCACGPKPMLHALADIAEAKGIPCQVSMEERMGCGIGACLVCVCSLKNKDGSTRYGHVCKDGPVFDSKEVQW
- a CDS encoding polysaccharide deacetylase family protein — encoded protein: MDNRKILRAASALLCTSVLVSASALALNEQAYAAAQNDAQISVSDAAQYSVGLQKSDIQRKRSVPVLMYHLISDDIWGSREMFTSPSVFRQQLQYLKDHGYQTITFEDLDHLERYPKPVLLTFDDGYADNYTTVYPMLKEFGMKATFFVVPNNLDRQHNMTREQIKELSDSGVVSIQSHSLTHANMTKLNASQQEYEMKESQRQLRELTGKSPIALTYPEGGYTKTTLSLTARYYHFGICAGGNRWKISDDFYTIPRYRMHRSTTMAQFEDYVDQSVSRIFTDVSASKWSTPYIEQVYSANYMRGTSGDTFQPTKTLTRAESVQVLYALAGKPAVSGRTPFHDVASGAWYQQAVTWAYQTRITSGVLPNEFRPNDPISREQLIVMLYRYSGSPAVSDLLHKKHYADAKQVSDWARPAMNWAIANGVISGIPSGHKVLLSPHTNSTREQVATIIAKTFC
- a CDS encoding dihydroorotate dehydrogenase; its protein translation is MADLRVNFCGVELKNPVTTASGTFGFGHEYANFYDLGELGGVGAKGLTPEEQLGNPAPRIAETPMGILNCVGLQNPGVDRFIQEEIPYLRQFDTKIIANVSGHSVEEYVGIVEKISDADIDLIEMNISCPNVKCGGLTFGTQPKMVEEVVSAAKAVAKKPLIVKLTPNVTDIAEIARAAVSAGADALSLINTLLGMRIDVESRRPILSNIMGGLSGPAVFPVAVRMVYQVRQAVDVPIIGMGGIRTGRDIVEMMLAGANAVAIGTACFADPMAPIKALHELDEFCDSHGVKSVTELTGAVRL
- a CDS encoding Bax inhibitor-1/YccA family protein, which produces MNQGYDYSSFGESRDSIASYTAKTYGWMFLGLLTTFVAAAAIYFTGFYIPLCTAMNGLLPFVLALVELGVVIYLSARIHKIPVATARLLFFVYALLNAVTFSTILAVYSMQSLILVFAMTSLYFGVMAVYGYVTKADLTRIRPVLTFGLVALIVMMLLSLFIPGMNTGMCLVGIVIFLGFTAYDTQMIRRNYAYYSGNPELLQKASIISALQLYLDFINLFLYLLRLFGNRNN
- a CDS encoding GNAT family N-acetyltransferase, encoding MSTTIYLVRHAEAEGNLGRRCHGHYDSMLTRRGLEQAEVVGKRFADTYLDAVYSSDLWRARFTAMAIARPHKLTVIERPALREIYMGDWEDEAWAKLPIDYPELYDTWCTHPWDCRPPHGETIMEAGARALAEMRSIAQEQAGNTIALVCHGSAIRGILTLALGLRAEDMMQVGWGDNTCVAKMIFHEDGSIDVPYRNDNSHLPQQLSTFASLKWSDDKDVPASPQMWFRAVDWDNPTDKQLCLSMFHETDSYRKVPLTDAQIEARLRGFQEIHPEAVAFGMVDKEIGGLICMNTQAYPAQSPVGKMGGTCILEKFRGFGFGPQLITHAVCLYRRLGKRVLEATPAQHKPHAVNFYRHNDFEPYSEFHDENGTFAVLRRNISVR
- a CDS encoding ClC family H(+)/Cl(-) exchange transporter — translated: MKNATMDAKRMVNRYGSLRTMLVVEGLLVGVFAGLVTSLYRYLLDRADDIRNAAIGFCSGSPLRMLGWFGALAVMAVVVTLLLKWEPMISGSGIPQVEAELMGYIRPCWWRVVLGKIAAGFVCILGGLSLGREGPSVQLGGMAGKGISRGLKRFRLEEHFLITCGASAGLSAAFNAPLAGVMFALEEIHKNFSAMVLLSCMAASLAADYISSGLFGMEPVFTFQFAGMIPLRGYAYILILGVLCGVLGAVHNAGMLGAQTLYKKLGFLPQVCRIFIPFFIAGVLGFIMPELLGGGHHMVSMLYVENPQFGLLVTIVVVKFLFSAASFGSSAPGGTLVPLLVLGAFIGGAYGSAVVDWFGFDRDFATNLVIIAMAAFFSAIVRAPVTGIVLISELTGSFSHLLSLSTAALVAYVVAEALRSKPFFEHLTERFLEGQKGKDIVKGTGNKKSIITSVIEEGSEADHCMIQDLGLPSSCLVVSVTRGAEELIPRGKLKLKAGDTLATMVSERDLAAMESVLKHKVTFEET